Proteins from a genomic interval of Kaistia defluvii:
- the cpdR gene encoding cell cycle two-component system response regulator CpdR, translating to MMNRILLAEDDNDMRRFLAKALQNAGYDVVSFDNGRSAYERIREEPFTLLLTDIVMPEMDGIELARRATELDPDLKVMFITGFAAVALNPDSNAPKDAKVLSKPFHLRDLVNEVERLLAA from the coding sequence CTGATGAACCGCATCCTGCTTGCCGAAGACGACAATGACATGCGCCGCTTTCTGGCGAAGGCGCTGCAGAATGCCGGCTATGATGTCGTGTCCTTCGACAATGGCCGCAGCGCCTATGAACGCATCCGCGAAGAACCCTTCACCCTGCTGCTGACGGATATCGTCATGCCGGAGATGGACGGCATCGAACTGGCGCGCCGCGCCACCGAGCTCGATCCTGATCTGAAGGTGATGTTCATCACGGGCTTCGCCGCCGTCGCCCTCAATCCCGATTCGAACGCGCCCAAGGATGCGAAGGTGCTTTCCAAGCCTTTCCACCTGCGCGATCTGGTCAATGAGGTAGAGCGGCTGCTTGCCGCCTGA
- a CDS encoding N-formylglutamate amidohydrolase — protein MNAAPDFADALPFEVVAPAEQRIPFVFNSPHSGRVYPAAFLEASKLDEKTIRRSEDTFVDELFASVVPLGAPLMRAHFPRAWLDVNREPYELDPRMFDGDLPSYANIRSLRVAGGLGTIARVVSENVEIYAEPIPVAVGLHRIETVYKPYHETLRQTLAATHERFGYCVLVDCHSMPSSVRTLPGRARADIVLGDRYGTSCAPGISEAAYSILSDAGYAVARNKPYAGGFITEHYGRPSRGLHALQIEINRGLYMNERTLQPNAGYDRLAADLARFAAALSSLPDAALYPLAEAAE, from the coding sequence ATCAACGCCGCGCCGGATTTTGCAGACGCGCTTCCCTTCGAGGTGGTGGCTCCGGCCGAGCAGCGCATACCCTTCGTGTTCAATTCGCCCCATAGCGGCCGCGTCTACCCGGCCGCTTTCCTGGAGGCCTCGAAGCTCGACGAGAAGACGATCCGCCGCTCGGAGGATACGTTCGTCGACGAATTGTTTGCGTCCGTCGTGCCGCTCGGCGCCCCCCTGATGCGGGCGCATTTTCCCCGCGCCTGGCTGGACGTGAACCGCGAGCCCTACGAACTGGACCCGCGCATGTTCGATGGCGACCTGCCGTCCTATGCCAATATCCGCTCGCTTCGGGTCGCAGGTGGCCTGGGGACGATCGCCCGCGTCGTCTCGGAAAATGTCGAGATCTATGCCGAGCCGATCCCGGTGGCGGTGGGGCTCCATCGCATCGAGACGGTCTACAAGCCCTATCACGAGACGCTGCGCCAGACGCTGGCGGCGACGCATGAGCGCTTCGGCTATTGCGTGCTGGTCGATTGCCACTCCATGCCGTCCAGCGTGCGGACCCTGCCCGGCAGGGCACGGGCCGACATCGTGCTCGGCGACCGCTATGGCACCAGCTGCGCGCCGGGCATTTCGGAAGCCGCCTATTCGATCCTGAGCGACGCGGGTTATGCGGTCGCCCGCAACAAGCCCTATGCCGGCGGCTTCATCACCGAGCATTACGGCCGACCCAGCCGCGGCCTGCATGCGCTGCAGATCGAGATCAATCGCGGGCTCTATATGAACGAGCGGACGCTGCAGCCCAATGCCGGCTATGATCGGCTCGCGGCCGACTTGGCGCGGTTCGCGGCGGCGCTTTCGAGCCTGCCGGACGCCGCGCTCTACCCGCTGGCCGAAGCGGCGGAGTAG
- the hisN gene encoding histidinol-phosphatase, translated as MTDPTLIAFLDRLADSAGKAIMPHFRALNSVENKAATGFDPVTVADRASEEALRALINEHYPSHGIMGEEFGDENLDAENVWVLDPIDGTRAFISGLPVWGTLIGLTTGGKPSLGMMAQPFTGERFAGNGARAWYTGPEGDRVLKTRACDKLSDAVLFTTTPSLFKGSDREAYDRVENEVRLARYGCDCYAYCMVAAGFADAVIEVGLHAYDIVALIPVIEGAGGRVTSWDGGSAASGGRVVASGDARLHDQILETLNRAG; from the coding sequence ATGACCGATCCGACCCTGATTGCCTTCCTCGATCGGCTCGCTGATTCTGCCGGAAAAGCGATCATGCCGCATTTTCGCGCACTCAATTCCGTCGAGAACAAAGCGGCCACCGGCTTCGATCCGGTCACCGTCGCCGACCGCGCTTCGGAAGAGGCGCTGCGCGCGCTGATCAACGAGCATTACCCGTCGCATGGCATCATGGGCGAGGAGTTCGGCGATGAGAATCTCGACGCCGAGAACGTCTGGGTGCTCGATCCGATCGACGGCACGCGCGCTTTCATTTCCGGCCTGCCGGTCTGGGGCACGCTGATCGGCCTCACCACTGGCGGCAAGCCCTCGCTCGGCATGATGGCCCAGCCCTTCACCGGCGAGCGCTTCGCCGGCAATGGCGCACGGGCCTGGTACACCGGGCCGGAAGGCGACCGGGTCCTGAAGACGCGAGCCTGCGACAAACTTTCGGATGCCGTGCTGTTCACGACCACGCCGTCGCTGTTCAAGGGCAGCGATCGCGAGGCCTATGACCGGGTCGAGAACGAGGTCCGCCTCGCCCGCTATGGCTGCGATTGCTACGCCTATTGCATGGTGGCCGCGGGCTTTGCGGATGCCGTGATCGAGGTTGGCCTGCATGCCTATGACATCGTGGCACTGATCCCGGTGATCGAAGGCGCCGGCGGCCGGGTCACCAGCTGGGACGGCGGCTCGGCCGCATCCGGCGGCCGCGTGGTGGCATCCGGCGACGCCCGCCTTCACGACCAGATCCTGGAAACGCTGAACCGCGCAGGCTGA
- a CDS encoding SDR family oxidoreductase: MDLKLNDKTALVFGGSRGLGRAIAAELAAEGAKVVIVARDPARVEATAKELGVIGIAGDVSKPGAGRALVQQAAEKLGRSVDILVTNTGGPAPGNFEAITDQAWQAGFNNLWMSFVESVGEALPAMKANGFGRILAVTSVAAKEPQPGLVVSNGLRAGLLGLVNAISRDVAASGVTVNALLPGYTNTDRMKEVGVTSASMGSKIPAGRIGEPEEFAALAAFLASERASYITGQAIAVDGGLLQSI; this comes from the coding sequence ATGGACCTGAAACTGAACGACAAGACCGCCCTCGTCTTCGGCGGCTCGCGCGGGCTTGGACGCGCCATCGCGGCCGAGCTGGCGGCCGAGGGCGCCAAGGTCGTGATCGTCGCGCGAGATCCCGCCCGCGTCGAGGCGACGGCCAAGGAACTCGGCGTCATCGGCATCGCCGGCGACGTTTCCAAGCCCGGCGCCGGCCGCGCGCTGGTGCAGCAGGCAGCCGAGAAACTCGGTCGCAGCGTCGATATCCTCGTCACCAATACGGGCGGTCCCGCGCCCGGCAATTTCGAGGCGATCACCGATCAGGCCTGGCAGGCGGGCTTCAACAATCTCTGGATGAGCTTCGTCGAGAGCGTCGGCGAGGCGCTGCCGGCGATGAAGGCAAACGGCTTCGGCCGTATCCTGGCCGTCACCTCCGTCGCGGCCAAGGAGCCGCAGCCGGGCCTCGTGGTCTCCAACGGCCTGCGCGCCGGCCTGCTCGGCCTCGTCAACGCGATCAGCCGCGACGTCGCGGCGTCGGGTGTGACGGTCAACGCGCTGCTGCCGGGCTACACCAATACGGACCGGATGAAGGAAGTCGGAGTCACCAGCGCATCAATGGGCTCGAAGATCCCGGCCGGCCGCATCGGCGAGCCGGAAGAGTTCGCCGCGCTTGCCGCCTTCCTCGCCTCCGAGCGCGCCAGCTACATCACCGGACAGGCGATCGCCGTCGATGGTGGCCTGCTGCAGTCGATCTGA
- a CDS encoding PLP-dependent aminotransferase family protein has translation MASAKASTPRPQTAAWLRSSNDISQQFLAFGGRADVVSLAGGLPAAELYPVAEVQAAAQAAIARHGATIMEYGPVEGLPALRQLIAARASAETGGTFTAANVLLTTGSMQALDLIGKVLVDPGELIVAQAPTYLGALDAWRPRAPSYRPLDWTLTDPDFDATLARAKFVYSVPNYSNPTGVLVSQERRVALLDKVLEAGTWLVEDDPYLSIQLDGSPGPSILSHSVARSTRPGPYDGPVIYLGTVSKSLVPGLRVGWVIAEPGMIQNLALTKMASDLSGSLLTQAIALELMEREFDHQHSRSIVPVYRERRDALLREANARLADWFEWEVPVGGMFVWMRSKGDAIDTDALYKFAVEEKVAYVPSSVFDFTGENRFAMRVNFTRSSPEVIAEGVRRLARAIEHYLSARQQLDGAA, from the coding sequence ATGGCGAGCGCCAAGGCAAGCACCCCCCGGCCGCAGACGGCGGCCTGGCTCCGGTCCAGCAACGATATTTCGCAGCAGTTCCTGGCCTTTGGCGGTCGTGCCGACGTCGTCAGCCTCGCCGGCGGCCTGCCGGCGGCCGAACTCTATCCGGTCGCCGAGGTGCAGGCAGCGGCGCAGGCGGCGATCGCTCGCCATGGCGCGACGATCATGGAATATGGCCCGGTCGAGGGCCTGCCGGCGCTGCGCCAGCTGATCGCGGCGCGCGCCTCGGCTGAGACCGGCGGCACCTTCACGGCGGCGAACGTGCTGCTGACTACCGGCTCGATGCAGGCGCTCGACCTGATCGGCAAGGTTCTGGTCGATCCGGGCGAACTGATCGTCGCGCAGGCGCCAACCTATCTCGGCGCGCTCGATGCCTGGCGGCCGCGCGCTCCCAGCTATCGGCCGCTCGACTGGACGCTGACCGATCCCGATTTCGACGCCACGCTGGCGCGGGCGAAGTTCGTCTATTCCGTACCGAACTATTCCAACCCGACCGGCGTGCTGGTGTCGCAGGAGCGGCGCGTCGCCCTGCTCGACAAGGTGCTGGAAGCCGGCACCTGGCTGGTCGAGGACGACCCGTATCTCTCGATCCAGCTCGACGGTTCGCCGGGTCCGAGCATATTGAGCCATTCGGTCGCCCGCTCCACCCGGCCGGGCCCCTATGACGGGCCCGTGATCTATCTCGGCACGGTTTCGAAAAGCCTGGTGCCGGGCCTGCGCGTCGGCTGGGTGATCGCCGAGCCCGGCATGATCCAGAACCTGGCCCTGACCAAGATGGCGAGCGACCTCAGCGGCAGTTTGCTGACGCAGGCGATTGCGCTGGAGTTGATGGAGCGCGAATTCGACCACCAGCATTCACGCTCCATCGTGCCGGTCTATCGCGAGCGCCGCGACGCTCTGCTGCGCGAGGCGAATGCGCGGCTTGCCGACTGGTTCGAATGGGAGGTGCCGGTCGGCGGCATGTTCGTGTGGATGCGCTCGAAGGGCGACGCGATCGACACCGACGCGCTCTACAAATTCGCGGTCGAGGAGAAGGTCGCCTATGTCCCGAGCAGCGTCTTCGACTTCACCGGCGAGAACCGCTTTGCCATGCGGGTCAATTTCACCCGCAGTTCGCCCGAGGTGATTGCCGAAGGCGTGCGCCGCCTGGCGCGGGCGATCGAGCACTATCTCTCCGCCCGCCAGCAGCTCGACGGCGCGGCCTAG
- a CDS encoding DUF1330 domain-containing protein produces MPAYVICTMAIHDPVTYKKYTDRTPPIVKRHGGRFLTRGDEVSAAEGPPFTDRMVILEFPSKAHVDAWIKDPDYVEACQFRYAASTGRMIVQESRGNTEDPDPRL; encoded by the coding sequence ATGCCGGCCTATGTGATCTGTACGATGGCGATCCACGACCCCGTGACCTACAAGAAATACACCGACCGTACGCCGCCGATCGTAAAGCGGCATGGCGGCCGGTTTCTGACGCGCGGCGACGAGGTTTCTGCGGCCGAAGGCCCCCCTTTCACCGACCGCATGGTGATCCTCGAATTCCCCAGCAAGGCGCATGTCGATGCCTGGATCAAGGATCCCGACTATGTCGAGGCCTGCCAGTTCCGCTATGCCGCCTCGACCGGCCGAATGATCGTGCAGGAAAGCCGCGGCAATACCGAGGATCCCGATCCCCGGCTCTGA
- a CDS encoding Lrp/AsnC family transcriptional regulator — translation MVELDPIDRRILAVLQADGRMSNLEVAERVGLSPTPCSRRIKRLEESGVIQGYSARINPLALGLSICVVVSVRLAKQTPDAASQFLSAIEDRPEITECLLVTGSVDYLLRVWVRDIEALRQFISAALQAIPCVAETSTMVILDTTKSNGLSTAETVAKR, via the coding sequence ATGGTCGAACTCGACCCGATCGACCGCCGGATCCTCGCCGTGCTGCAGGCCGACGGCCGCATGTCCAACCTAGAAGTCGCCGAACGCGTCGGCCTGTCGCCGACGCCCTGCAGCCGGCGCATCAAGCGGCTGGAGGAGAGCGGCGTCATCCAGGGCTATTCGGCCCGAATCAACCCGCTGGCGCTCGGGCTCTCCATCTGCGTGGTGGTCAGCGTTCGCCTGGCCAAGCAGACGCCGGATGCGGCGAGCCAGTTCCTGAGCGCGATCGAGGACCGGCCGGAGATCACCGAATGCCTGCTGGTCACCGGCAGCGTTGATTATCTGCTGCGGGTCTGGGTTAGGGATATCGAAGCGCTGCGGCAGTTCATCTCCGCCGCTCTGCAGGCGATTCCCTGCGTCGCCGAGACCTCGACCATGGTCATTCTCGACACGACGAAATCGAACGGCCTGTCGACGGCGGAGACCGTGGCCAAGCGCTAG
- a CDS encoding alpha/beta hydrolase has product MSLQSSPDNPVPEGAVEQTVTTVDGVKLRAAYWRPPGQRKGTVCLIHGRAEAIEKYYEVVGELLQRGFAVASFDWRGQGASDRRLANPRKGHVDDFSEFERDLEAFMQQVVLPDCPPPYFALAHSTGGLVCLRVARRSRQTFARMVLVSPLLDFGGFAPSRALINFTAGCFSLLGLGDAFPPGSKIAQVEERGFKGNPLTSDPRRFARSIAIGQTRPELMVGPPTISWLHAACRAMNEAADPAFAASIRIPTLMIAAGEDRVVSPLAIERFAREMRIGAQIVIPGARHEILMERDPMRGLFWAAFDEFIPGSEA; this is encoded by the coding sequence ATGAGTTTGCAATCCTCTCCTGACAATCCCGTCCCCGAAGGCGCCGTCGAGCAGACCGTCACGACCGTCGACGGGGTCAAGCTGCGCGCCGCATACTGGCGCCCGCCGGGACAGCGGAAGGGCACGGTCTGCCTCATCCATGGCCGCGCCGAAGCGATCGAGAAATATTACGAAGTCGTCGGCGAACTGCTGCAGCGCGGCTTCGCGGTGGCGAGCTTCGACTGGCGCGGGCAGGGCGCTTCCGACCGGCGGCTCGCCAACCCCCGCAAAGGCCATGTCGACGATTTCTCCGAGTTCGAGCGCGATCTCGAGGCGTTCATGCAGCAGGTGGTGCTGCCCGACTGCCCGCCGCCCTATTTCGCGCTGGCGCATTCGACGGGCGGCTTGGTCTGCCTGCGCGTCGCGCGCCGGTCGCGCCAGACTTTTGCGCGCATGGTGCTGGTGTCGCCGCTGCTCGATTTCGGCGGCTTCGCGCCCTCGCGCGCTCTGATCAACTTCACGGCCGGCTGCTTTTCGCTGCTGGGCCTCGGCGATGCCTTTCCGCCCGGCTCGAAGATCGCCCAGGTCGAGGAGCGCGGCTTCAAGGGCAATCCGCTCACCAGCGATCCGCGCCGCTTCGCCCGCTCGATCGCCATCGGCCAGACGCGGCCGGAGCTGATGGTCGGCCCTCCGACCATTTCGTGGCTGCACGCCGCCTGCCGCGCGATGAATGAGGCGGCCGATCCCGCTTTTGCTGCCAGCATCCGCATCCCGACCCTGATGATCGCCGCCGGCGAGGACCGGGTCGTGTCGCCGCTTGCGATCGAGCGCTTTGCCCGCGAGATGCGGATCGGCGCGCAGATCGTCATCCCCGGCGCGCGGCACGAGATCCTGATGGAGCGCGATCCGATGCGCGGCCTGTTCTGGGCCGCCTTCGACGAGTTCATACCCGGCAGCGAGGCGTGA
- a CDS encoding Hsp20 family protein: MRTFDLSPLYRSTVGFDRLFSLLDQASGVEAGVPGYPPYNIERTGENAYRITMAVAGFGDSDLSIESRENTLTVKGEKKPEEGKDSEVLYRGIAGRSFERRFQLADHVEVKGASLENGLLHVDLVREIPEAMKPRTIAISSGKNVSQQIEAKAA; this comes from the coding sequence ATGCGTACGTTTGATCTGAGCCCGCTCTATCGCTCCACCGTCGGCTTTGACCGGCTCTTTTCCCTTCTCGACCAGGCCTCCGGCGTCGAAGCCGGCGTGCCGGGCTATCCGCCCTACAACATCGAGCGCACCGGCGAGAACGCCTATCGCATCACCATGGCGGTAGCCGGCTTCGGCGACAGCGATCTGTCGATCGAGTCGCGTGAAAACACGCTGACCGTGAAGGGCGAGAAGAAGCCTGAGGAAGGCAAGGATTCGGAAGTGCTGTATCGCGGCATCGCCGGACGTTCGTTCGAGCGCCGATTCCAGCTCGCCGACCATGTGGAAGTGAAGGGCGCCAGCCTCGAGAACGGCCTCCTGCATGTCGATCTCGTCCGCGAGATCCCCGAGGCCATGAAGCCGCGCACCATCGCGATTTCCAGCGGCAAGAATGTCAGCCAGCAGATCGAGGCCAAGGCTGCGTAA
- a CDS encoding threonine aldolase family protein translates to MIFASDNWTGASDRVAAALVEAAGGYAPAYGNDPLTAAVEAAFTRVFEREVAAFFVATGTAANSLSLAQFSKPGGVVFCHRDAHIAVDEGGAPEFFGGGSRLHRIDGADGKLWPADLAAAIALYPAVFIHHGQPAAVSISQLTEIGTAYMPAEIAALAAVAHEAGLPLHMDGARFGNAVAGLGVTPAEASWRAGVDVMSFGGSKNGCFAAEAVVFFNPEQAKGFAFHRKRGGHLFSKSRFVAAQFSAYLEADHWLGLASHANAMARRLAEGIEAASGSSLAWQPQGNEVFALIPKSADARLRAAGAAYYEWPTAGPIAAPLDNQPILVRLVTSFQTQASEVDAFLQILSADAA, encoded by the coding sequence ATGATTTTTGCAAGCGATAACTGGACGGGGGCGTCCGACCGGGTGGCGGCCGCGCTCGTCGAAGCGGCGGGTGGCTATGCTCCCGCCTATGGCAACGATCCGCTGACGGCTGCCGTCGAGGCGGCCTTCACGCGGGTCTTCGAGCGCGAGGTGGCGGCGTTCTTCGTCGCAACGGGAACGGCGGCAAACTCGCTGTCCCTGGCCCAGTTCTCCAAGCCGGGCGGCGTCGTATTCTGCCACCGCGACGCCCATATCGCCGTCGACGAGGGCGGAGCGCCGGAGTTTTTCGGCGGCGGATCGCGATTGCACCGGATCGATGGCGCGGACGGCAAGCTGTGGCCGGCCGACCTCGCCGCCGCGATAGCGCTCTATCCGGCCGTTTTCATTCATCACGGCCAGCCGGCCGCGGTCTCGATCAGCCAGCTGACCGAGATCGGAACCGCCTATATGCCTGCGGAAATCGCGGCTCTCGCCGCGGTCGCGCATGAGGCCGGCCTGCCGCTCCATATGGACGGTGCGCGATTCGGTAATGCGGTCGCCGGGCTCGGCGTCACGCCGGCCGAGGCGAGCTGGCGCGCCGGCGTCGACGTCATGTCGTTCGGCGGATCGAAGAATGGCTGTTTTGCCGCCGAGGCTGTCGTCTTCTTCAATCCGGAGCAGGCGAAGGGCTTCGCGTTTCATCGCAAGCGCGGCGGCCACCTCTTTTCCAAGAGCCGATTCGTCGCGGCGCAGTTCTCGGCCTATCTCGAGGCGGATCACTGGCTGGGCCTGGCGTCGCATGCCAACGCCATGGCGCGCCGGCTGGCCGAGGGCATCGAGGCGGCGTCGGGCTCGAGCCTCGCCTGGCAGCCGCAGGGCAATGAGGTCTTTGCATTGATCCCGAAGAGTGCCGATGCCCGACTGCGTGCGGCGGGCGCTGCCTATTATGAATGGCCGACGGCGGGACCGATTGCCGCACCCTTGGACAATCAGCCAATTCTTGTGCGGCTGGTGACCAGTTTCCAGACGCAAGCATCGGAAGTGGATGCGTTTCTGCAAATACTTTCGGCAGATGCGGCCTAA